Proteins encoded by one window of Aliivibrio wodanis:
- a CDS encoding peptide ABC transporter ATP-binding protein, translated as MLPSSRSLIMSLLEVKNLRIEYPSRHGVHAAVKSLSFSIERGEIVGVVGESGAGKSTVGNAVIDLLSPPGVIASGEVFLDGEKISGLSTEAMRKVRGSKIGFIFQDPMTSLNPLFTVEQQITETIHANLKVSAAEAYERALSLMKQVGIPQPENRLKQYPHQFSGGMRQRVVIAIALAGEPDLIIADEPTTALDVSIQDQILTLIRDLCVEKNVGCMLVTHDMGVVSNVTDKVAVMFRGDLVEFGKTEKVLGDPDHSYTRSLISAVPRSDIKLDRFPLVSYIEEAVEHECIDVKTHWLGQSQDHREYSGPLLKVDNVSLRFVTKDSMFESRREYVQASNNVSFEIHEGETFGLVGESGSGKSTIARVIAGLYPPNEGTVTFEGIDLTALKSEKERRPMRRQMQMVFQNPYTSMNPRMKIFDIIAEPIRFHKLTGSEAETQQIVNDLLDHVGLGRMAALKYPHEFSGGQRQRISIARALATRPRLLICDEPTSALDVSVQAQILNLLKDLQSELNLTMLFISHDLPVIRQMCDRVGVMQMGKLLEVAPTENLYTNPQNEYSKQLISLMPEFKGLRENITAV; from the coding sequence ATGCTGCCGAGTAGTCGGAGTCTGATAATGTCACTTTTAGAAGTTAAAAATTTACGTATCGAATACCCATCTCGTCATGGAGTTCATGCTGCTGTTAAATCATTATCGTTTTCAATAGAACGTGGTGAGATTGTAGGGGTTGTTGGTGAATCTGGAGCGGGTAAATCAACAGTAGGTAATGCTGTTATTGATCTATTAAGCCCTCCAGGCGTTATTGCTAGCGGAGAGGTTTTTCTAGATGGAGAGAAAATCTCTGGCCTATCTACAGAGGCGATGCGTAAAGTTAGAGGTTCTAAAATCGGATTCATCTTCCAAGATCCAATGACATCCCTAAATCCTCTATTTACTGTCGAACAGCAAATTACAGAAACCATTCACGCGAATTTAAAAGTATCAGCTGCAGAAGCCTATGAGCGTGCTTTATCTCTAATGAAGCAAGTAGGTATACCGCAGCCTGAAAACCGTCTTAAGCAGTACCCACATCAATTTTCAGGTGGTATGCGTCAGCGTGTAGTTATCGCTATCGCTTTGGCTGGCGAACCGGACCTCATCATTGCTGATGAACCAACGACGGCACTTGATGTTTCTATTCAAGATCAAATTCTAACTCTGATCCGAGATCTCTGCGTTGAGAAAAATGTAGGCTGTATGTTAGTAACCCATGATATGGGCGTAGTATCAAACGTTACTGATAAAGTGGCGGTAATGTTCCGTGGTGATCTTGTCGAGTTTGGTAAAACAGAAAAAGTACTAGGAGACCCTGACCACTCTTATACTCGTAGTCTAATTTCTGCTGTACCACGATCAGATATTAAATTAGATCGCTTTCCATTGGTAAGTTACATCGAAGAAGCCGTTGAGCATGAATGTATCGATGTAAAAACGCATTGGTTAGGGCAAAGCCAAGATCATCGTGAATATTCTGGTCCATTATTAAAAGTAGATAACGTTAGTCTTCGTTTTGTGACGAAAGACTCTATGTTTGAAAGCCGTCGTGAATACGTTCAGGCCTCAAACAATGTTAGCTTTGAGATCCATGAAGGCGAAACTTTTGGCCTTGTAGGAGAGTCTGGCTCGGGTAAATCAACCATTGCTCGTGTTATTGCTGGTTTATATCCGCCAAATGAAGGAACAGTTACCTTTGAAGGAATTGACCTGACCGCATTGAAATCAGAGAAAGAACGTCGTCCGATGCGCCGTCAAATGCAAATGGTTTTCCAAAACCCATACACTTCGATGAATCCGCGTATGAAAATCTTCGATATCATCGCAGAACCTATCCGTTTTCATAAGCTAACAGGCTCAGAAGCTGAAACGCAACAGATCGTGAATGATCTTCTTGATCACGTAGGCTTGGGGAGAATGGCGGCATTGAAGTATCCGCATGAGTTTTCTGGTGGTCAACGTCAGCGTATTTCGATTGCTCGTGCATTAGCAACACGCCCACGTCTATTAATTTGTGATGAGCCTACTTCTGCGTTAGATGTATCGGTTCAGGCGCAAATCCTTAACTTATTAAAAGATTTACAAAGTGAGTTAAATTTAACCATGTTGTTTATCAGTCACGATTTACCTGTTATTCGTCAAATGTGTGATCGAGTTGGTGTGATGCAGATGGGTAAGCTACTGGAAGTGGCTCCAACTGAAAACCTTTATACCAATCCTCAGAACGAATACAGCAAGCAATTAATTTCACTTATGCCTGAATTTAAAGGCTTAAGAGAAAATATAACAGCGGTATAA